A genomic segment from Candidatus Brocadia sinica JPN1 encodes:
- a CDS encoding PAS domain S-box protein, translating into MNPFLSMKSRLLTFALCISLIPIAVTTAIYYLHARSAIKYRILEDLRAIAESREHHVLSLMEKIEIRTADFSTDGFIRRCFEMIIRGGNSKQDAVVRLNKYLSKKKLPLNRHLMAVALVDKNGTVVSSNDERLIGKDFSSQDVFMQGIRKSYGETYVGQLHYFSGLDAQCIFVSAPIMVGVETLGVVINAYSLLTLNEITANRVGMGETGEIYLVGKDKLMLTQSRFFNDAVSRQIVDTEPVRKFIEEGRETVGVYRDYRGKAVVGASIYLPKYGWTILAEMDKAESFAPLKRLGLIALFFGVVSAVAVTGLGISFAVSTSSPIKDLKDASERFSGGDLDYRVKVTRRDEIGILARSFNAMAEELKREITGHKRVEEVLRESEQRFRTIFDGATDGILIADTETKRFYTGNKAICQMIGYPAEEMKNLGIVDIHPKEDLPFITEQFEKQAKGEIALAKDIPVKRKDGSVFYADINTSLVTFEGKTYLMGIFRDITDRKRAEEALRKSEAGLANAQRIARLGNWEWDITRNELRWSDEIYRIFGLTPRSFGATYEAFLNFVHPDDRGFVKKSVNGALYEKKPYSIDHRIVLPDGSVRIVYEQAEVIFDNTGKAIQMNGTVQDITERKRIEEALKVLNDTLEQRIAERTAALVKANNELKVEITERKRAEEELRKLFNAVEQSSCSIVITDREGNIEYVNPKFVRITGYAPEEVIGQNPRVLKSGEKPSEEYKYLWDTITAGGEWEGEFHNKKKNGELYWEYASISPIRNPAGAITHFVAIKEDITERKRTEEALRKQRDHLEFLTNRLAAANKELEAFCYSVSHDLRAPLRGIDGFSKALMEDYSDKLDAQGKNYLRRVCAASNYMGQLIDDLLNLSRITRSEMSCKKVDLSALAKKIMSELLETEPGRQADFVIAEKLIVNGDPRLLQIALKNLLSNAWKFTRKRPRARIELGVMQHEGKTVYFVRDNGAGFDMAFVNKLFGAFQRLHSATEFEGTGIGLATVQRIIHRHGGQIWAEGAVDQGATFYFTI; encoded by the coding sequence ATGAATCCTTTTTTATCAATGAAGAGCAGATTACTTACCTTTGCGCTCTGTATCTCGCTTATCCCTATTGCGGTAACCACAGCGATATATTACCTCCACGCCAGGAGCGCCATAAAGTATCGGATACTCGAGGATTTGAGAGCAATTGCAGAATCAAGAGAGCATCACGTCCTGTCTCTTATGGAAAAAATTGAGATACGTACGGCAGACTTTAGCACTGATGGGTTCATAAGAAGGTGTTTTGAGATGATCATTCGCGGAGGGAATTCCAAACAGGATGCGGTAGTTCGCTTAAATAAATACCTTTCAAAGAAGAAACTGCCGCTCAACCGACATCTTATGGCAGTGGCCCTTGTGGATAAGAACGGTACAGTGGTCTCATCCAACGATGAGAGATTAATTGGCAAGGACTTTTCCAGCCAGGATGTATTTATGCAAGGCATACGGAAGAGTTACGGTGAAACGTACGTTGGGCAGCTACATTACTTCTCCGGCCTGGATGCACAGTGCATATTTGTCTCAGCCCCAATTATGGTTGGGGTTGAAACACTTGGCGTGGTTATCAATGCCTATTCCCTTTTAACCCTCAATGAGATTACAGCGAACCGTGTCGGAATGGGAGAGACTGGTGAAATATATCTGGTGGGTAAAGATAAGTTAATGCTTACCCAGTCAAGGTTTTTCAACGACGCAGTTTCCAGGCAAATAGTGGACACAGAACCAGTCCGTAAGTTCATCGAAGAGGGTAGAGAGACGGTTGGTGTCTACCGGGATTACAGAGGAAAGGCAGTTGTTGGCGCCTCAATATATTTACCCAAATATGGCTGGACAATTTTGGCTGAAATGGATAAGGCAGAGTCCTTTGCACCATTAAAGAGATTGGGTCTTATTGCGTTGTTTTTTGGCGTAGTGAGCGCTGTAGCTGTTACCGGTTTAGGAATTTCCTTTGCGGTTTCAACGTCAAGTCCCATCAAGGATTTAAAGGATGCATCGGAGAGATTTTCAGGCGGAGACCTGGATTATAGGGTAAAGGTAACCCGCAGGGACGAGATTGGCATCCTTGCCAGGAGTTTTAATGCTATGGCTGAGGAACTCAAGAGGGAAATCACTGGTCACAAGCGTGTTGAGGAGGTGTTGAGGGAATCCGAACAAAGATTTAGAACTATTTTCGACGGTGCAACTGATGGCATACTGATCGCCGATACAGAAACCAAAAGATTCTATACAGGCAATAAAGCGATTTGTCAAATGATTGGTTATCCTGCCGAAGAAATGAAAAATTTAGGAATCGTGGATATTCACCCAAAGGAAGACCTGCCCTTTATCACAGAACAATTTGAAAAACAGGCAAAGGGTGAAATTGCCCTGGCTAAAGATATTCCTGTGAAAAGAAAGGACGGCAGTGTTTTTTATGCCGATATTAACACTTCTCTCGTAACTTTTGAGGGAAAAACCTATCTCATGGGGATCTTTCGGGATATTACTGACCGCAAACGGGCAGAGGAGGCATTGCGGAAGAGCGAGGCCGGTCTTGCCAATGCACAGCGAATTGCCCGCCTGGGAAATTGGGAATGGGATATAACAAGAAATGAATTGCGCTGGTCGGATGAAATTTATCGTATCTTTGGTTTAACTCCACGGTCATTTGGAGCAACATATGAGGCATTCCTGAATTTTGTTCATCCCGATGACAGGGGGTTTGTGAAAAAATCCGTCAATGGGGCTTTATATGAAAAAAAGCCTTACAGCATCGATCATCGGATAGTTTTGCCGGATGGCTCAGTTCGCATTGTCTATGAACAGGCCGAAGTTATCTTTGATAATACCGGTAAAGCGATTCAGATGAATGGAACGGTTCAGGACATTACCGAGCGCAAGCGGATAGAAGAAGCGCTGAAGGTGCTCAACGACACTTTGGAACAACGTATAGCTGAGCGAACAGCGGCGCTGGTAAAGGCAAACAACGAACTCAAGGTTGAAATCACCGAGCGCAAGCGGGCAGAAGAAGAACTTCGCAAGTTGTTCAACGCTGTCGAACAAAGCTCATGCTCGATTGTGATTACCGACAGAGAAGGTAACATCGAATACGTAAATCCCAAATTCGTCCGGATAACGGGTTACGCGCCAGAGGAGGTAATCGGACAAAATCCCCGTGTCTTAAAATCCGGCGAGAAACCATCCGAAGAATATAAATATTTATGGGATACTATTACCGCCGGCGGAGAATGGGAAGGAGAATTTCATAACAAGAAAAAAAATGGCGAGCTTTATTGGGAGTACGCATCCATTTCACCTATCAGAAATCCTGCGGGCGCCATTACCCATTTTGTTGCGATCAAGGAAGATATCACCGAGCGCAAGCGAACAGAGGAAGCATTGAGGAAACAACGCGATCACCTTGAATTTCTTACGAATCGGCTTGCTGCCGCCAACAAAGAGTTGGAAGCGTTCTGCTATTCTGTATCGCATGACTTGCGCGCGCCATTGCGGGGCATCGATGGTTTCAGCAAGGCGCTGATGGAAGACTACTCTGACAAGCTGGATGCACAGGGGAAAAACTACCTCCGGCGTGTGTGCGCGGCCAGCAACTATATGGGGCAACTTATCGACGACCTGTTAAACCTTTCCCGTATAACCCGCAGCGAAATGAGCTGTAAAAAAGTTGACCTGAGTGCGCTGGCGAAGAAGATCATGTCGGAACTCCTGGAGACAGAACCGGGACGTCAGGCGGACTTTGTTATTGCTGAAAAACTAATCGTCAACGGTGACCCGCGATTATTACAGATAGCGCTTAAGAACTTACTTAGCAATGCATGGAAGTTTACCAGAAAGCGTCCACGGGCAAGGATAGAACTTGGTGTGATGCAACACGAAGGAAAAACGGTGTATTTTGTGCGTGATAATGGCGCCGGATTCGATATGGCCTTCGTCAATAAATTATTTGGCGCATTTCAGCGACTGCACTCAGCGACTGAATTTGAGGGCACGGGCATTGGGCTGGCTACGGTGCAGCGCATTATCCATCGCCACGGCGGGCAGATTTGGGCTGAGGGCGCTGTGGATCAGGGGGCAACGTTTTACTTTACGATTTGA
- a CDS encoding response regulator — MINQQSITSNAQSKVILLVEDNPDDVELTLRAFRKHNIVNEVVVASDGVEALDYLFCRGKHAGRDMSNLPEVVLLDLKLPKVDGLEVLHHLRADERTKYLPVVILTSSNEERDLINGYKLGANSYIQKPVDFTQFSEAVGRLGIYWLLLNKSPGNRGGRH, encoded by the coding sequence ATGATAAATCAACAATCGATAACCTCAAATGCGCAATCCAAAGTTATCTTGCTTGTAGAAGATAATCCAGACGACGTAGAACTGACACTGCGTGCATTCAGGAAGCACAATATTGTGAATGAGGTAGTGGTGGCAAGTGATGGAGTCGAAGCGCTGGACTATCTCTTCTGCAGGGGTAAGCATGCCGGACGTGATATGAGTAACTTGCCGGAAGTCGTCTTGCTGGATTTGAAACTGCCGAAAGTGGATGGTCTGGAGGTGTTACACCACCTGCGTGCTGATGAAAGGACAAAATACCTTCCCGTAGTTATTCTTACTTCGTCGAACGAAGAGCGGGACCTGATAAACGGTTACAAGCTCGGCGCTAACAGTTACATTCAAAAACCGGTGGATTTTACCCAATTCTCCGAGGCTGTGGGACGACTGGGAATTTATTGGCTTCTCCTGAACAAATCTCCGGGTAACAGAGGTGGAAGGCATTAA
- a CDS encoding EAL domain-containing protein yields MKKPLRVLIVDDSMDDVELMLRELRHGGYEPAFERVETASAMKMMLEKQKWDIVLADHYMPFFSAIGALTQLKLSGLDIPFIIVSGSIGEDIAVSSMKAGAHDYIMKDNLTRLVPAIERELIEVEERRKCKWAEELLRKSEASLANAQRIAHLGNWEWDIVKNELHWSDEVYRIFGFAPQSFCPTFEMFLNAVHNDDREFVEKFFHDILHERKPYHIDHRIVLPDDAVHVVYEQAEVMFDNTGRAIQMNGIVQDITERKRLEEELRLLNESLERHVAERTAALVKVNEELRIEIEERKRAEEKIKHMAFHDSLTSLPNRVLFNDRLTLSLAHAYRTTETLAVMFLDLDRFKSINDTLGHSVGDMLLHEIANRLKRCIREEDTVARFAGDEFILLLLGINEAEDVSSIARKILDAIQQPLMIRGHELYMTTSIGIAIYPNDGKDAETLLKNADTAMYHAKEQGRNNYQFYTEAMQSASFEKMIMERNLRRALDRGEFVVYYQPLVNIGTGQIVGMEALVRWRHPDRGLINPEEFLSLSENTRLIVFIDELVLYTVCVQCKAWQDAGFQPLCIAVNLSAHTFQQPNLVETVMSALQKTGLDPHFLGLEITESIAMQDIEATIHKLSKLSDLGVQIAIDDFGTGFSSLYYLKKFPVKKLKISQHFVNGIVTDQNDKVIVESVIALAQSLKFKVVAEGVETEEQLIFLKQRQCDEMQGYLFCKPLPAEEFGKIPMQDKQLCGLW; encoded by the coding sequence ATGAAAAAACCACTTCGTGTATTAATTGTAGATGATTCGATGGACGACGTTGAATTGATGCTTCGTGAACTGCGACACGGAGGCTATGAGCCGGCATTTGAACGGGTTGAAACTGCCTCAGCTATGAAGATGATGCTCGAAAAACAGAAATGGGACATTGTCCTTGCAGATCACTACATGCCGTTCTTTAGCGCAATTGGGGCATTAACACAGTTGAAATTGAGTGGACTCGATATCCCTTTTATTATTGTGTCAGGCTCTATTGGGGAGGATATCGCAGTTTCATCTATGAAGGCTGGCGCTCATGATTATATTATGAAGGATAATCTGACGCGGCTGGTTCCGGCTATTGAGCGGGAATTGATTGAGGTGGAGGAACGACGGAAGTGCAAGTGGGCGGAGGAATTGTTACGGAAAAGTGAAGCCAGCCTTGCCAACGCTCAACGAATTGCCCATCTGGGAAATTGGGAATGGGACATAGTGAAAAATGAATTGCATTGGTCTGATGAAGTCTACCGCATCTTTGGTTTCGCCCCACAGTCATTTTGTCCGACATTTGAGATGTTTCTGAATGCTGTTCATAATGATGATAGAGAATTTGTAGAGAAATTTTTTCATGATATTCTCCATGAACGAAAACCTTACCATATTGACCATCGCATAGTTTTGCCAGACGACGCAGTGCATGTTGTGTATGAACAGGCTGAAGTTATGTTTGATAATACCGGCAGGGCGATTCAGATGAATGGAATAGTTCAGGACATTACCGAGCGCAAACGACTCGAGGAAGAACTACGATTGCTGAACGAGTCTCTGGAACGACATGTGGCAGAGCGAACTGCGGCCCTGGTGAAGGTAAACGAAGAATTGCGGATAGAAATCGAAGAGCGCAAGCGGGCAGAGGAAAAGATCAAACATATGGCTTTTCACGACTCTCTTACCTCATTACCCAATCGGGTATTATTTAACGATCGTCTGACACTGTCGTTGGCACATGCATATCGTACGACTGAGACACTGGCCGTGATGTTTCTGGATCTGGACAGATTCAAAAGCATAAATGATACGCTTGGGCATAGTGTGGGGGATATGTTGCTCCATGAAATCGCTAACAGACTGAAAAGATGTATACGAGAAGAAGATACCGTTGCCCGCTTTGCGGGCGATGAATTTATCCTGTTATTGTTAGGAATTAATGAAGCGGAAGATGTGAGTAGTATTGCCAGAAAGATCCTCGATGCTATCCAGCAGCCTTTGATGATCAGGGGACACGAACTCTACATGACTACGAGCATTGGGATTGCCATATATCCCAATGATGGCAAAGATGCAGAAACTCTGCTGAAGAATGCAGATACCGCCATGTATCATGCCAAGGAACAGGGGAGAAATAATTATCAATTCTATACCGAAGCCATGCAGTCTGCATCCTTTGAAAAGATGATTATGGAAAGAAATCTCCGCCGTGCGCTGGACCGTGGGGAATTTGTAGTATACTACCAGCCGCTGGTGAATATTGGCACCGGTCAGATCGTTGGTATGGAAGCCCTTGTGCGTTGGCGACACCCTGATCGGGGTCTGATTAATCCCGAAGAATTTCTCTCCTTGTCAGAAAATACCAGGCTGATCGTTTTCATCGATGAATTGGTGTTATATACCGTCTGTGTACAATGCAAGGCCTGGCAGGATGCAGGATTTCAACCTCTGTGCATAGCGGTGAACCTTTCAGCGCATACATTCCAACAGCCTAATCTGGTGGAGACCGTTATGTCGGCGCTGCAAAAAACCGGTCTGGACCCGCATTTTCTGGGTTTGGAAATCACCGAGAGTATTGCTATGCAAGATATAGAAGCTACTATTCATAAATTGAGCAAGTTGAGCGATCTGGGCGTTCAAATCGCCATCGATGATTTTGGCACGGGCTTTTCTTCTTTGTATTATCTCAAGAAATTTCCTGTCAAGAAGCTCAAAATTAGCCAGCATTTCGTGAACGGTATTGTGACCGACCAAAATGACAAGGTGATTGTGGAGTCAGTAATTGCCCTGGCGCAAAGTCTGAAATTTAAGGTTGTTGCCGAAGGAGTTGAGACGGAAGAACAGCTCATCTTTCTTAAGCAAAGACAATGTGACGAGATGCAGGGATATTTGTTCTGCAAGCCTTTGCCAGCTGAAGAGTTTGGGAAAATACCGATGCAGGATAAACAGTTGTGTGGCTTGTGGTAA
- the xerD gene encoding site-specific tyrosine recombinase XerD, translating into MNESKINKLDEFIESFINYLLVECGLSKNTILGYSHDLQIFTTFLLSKNIADFDGVRPDTITSFIISEKKRGLSINSITRCIVAIRMLYKFFLSEGRLQMNPFTVIDSPKLWKRLPEVIPVHKIDDLLSVPDTKTKLGMRNKAILELMYATGARVSEVVAIQMDWINLEYSYVKCRGKGSKERIVPLGTKAIEAIQTYVKISRPKIKNSQESTHLFLSKTGKPLRRENVWVIVKNCALKAGIHGHISPHKLRHSFATHLLENGADLRSVQEMLGHVNVSTTQIYTHVSKHHLKAIHRQYHPRS; encoded by the coding sequence ATGAATGAATCAAAAATCAACAAATTGGACGAATTTATTGAGTCTTTTATAAACTACCTCCTTGTTGAATGCGGTTTATCCAAAAATACTATCCTCGGTTACAGCCACGACCTGCAGATATTTACCACCTTCCTGCTCTCGAAAAACATAGCAGACTTTGACGGCGTCCGTCCCGATACGATTACCAGCTTCATTATTTCTGAAAAAAAACGAGGACTCTCCATCAACTCCATCACCCGCTGCATTGTGGCCATCCGTATGTTATACAAATTTTTCCTCTCAGAGGGAAGATTGCAGATGAACCCCTTTACGGTGATCGATTCACCAAAGCTCTGGAAGAGATTGCCAGAAGTGATCCCCGTCCATAAGATCGACGATCTGCTTTCAGTCCCCGATACAAAAACGAAATTAGGGATGAGAAACAAGGCCATTCTTGAACTTATGTATGCTACCGGCGCGAGGGTGTCAGAGGTCGTTGCAATTCAGATGGACTGGATTAACCTCGAATACAGTTATGTGAAGTGCAGGGGCAAAGGCTCAAAGGAGCGCATCGTACCCCTTGGGACAAAGGCGATTGAGGCCATTCAAACGTATGTAAAGATCTCCAGGCCAAAGATAAAAAACAGCCAGGAGAGCACTCATTTATTTCTTTCAAAGACCGGAAAGCCCCTTCGAAGGGAGAATGTATGGGTCATTGTAAAAAATTGTGCTTTAAAAGCTGGCATCCACGGGCACATCTCCCCACACAAGCTGAGACACTCATTTGCCACTCATTTGCTGGAAAATGGCGCCGATCTTCGTTCAGTACAAGAAATGCTGGGACATGTTAACGTCTCCACCACCCAAATCTATACCCACGTTAGCAAACATCACCTTAAAGCCATCCATCGGCAGTACCATCCGCGCTCTTAA
- a CDS encoding DEAD/DEAH box helicase has protein sequence MFLKNYQIKVVGELKRFLQTARETKDAIETARKALPENLWHTLNWVQSTFSNLHKPYNDSCVNGFGNYYPRICIKVPTGGGKTLLAVEAIREYKNLFARKRTGLVVWIVPSEIIYTQTVKKLRDKGNYLRQLLDQCSGGKTLILEKGQRLTTQDIEENLVVLFVMIQSVSRRNAREALKVFQDSGGYESFFPPDNRYDLHKQIIECVPNLDVISGAKSVFPQIITSLGNAIRCSKPFIIIDEIHKVFSEQARKTIDNLNPEMVLGLSATPKEEMNILVKITGLELKDEEMIKLDLHIFPPASNLENDWKTMLNEVKTHRERLEKKASALKQGKGIYIRPIALIQVEATGNDQRGRGRVHSLDAKEHLTELGINPDEIAIKTSAQNDIEDVDLFSEDCPVRYIITKEALREGWDCSFAYILGIIPNVGSNTGVTQLVGRILRQPNAKKTGIKDLDESYAYYVRDDSGQILDRVAAGFKNEGLEDLVGNIKKTDHEDLKPKTVKIKKVFKDKYANTFYLPVWLMIESEKEKRRFNYALHIKPRLDFSRLALKEEFIKDLKQSLSGERRERTAFAVTLDDKSRTTHTAEKLSADAENNVNISYMTRRFTEIVENPFLARTLADNCLKTIAERIGRKNLQEHFSFVVSWVVKHLTEEKARQEEWVFLDYIENKKLLLAVSDDETIGYRVPETDTITVSRFPNTFQYYLFEDVELETMNNLEKKVGQILDNQAKILWWFRNKANKGKGWYAIQGWKEHKIRPDFVAAKKKGKDGFEILYVIESKGEHLSGNPDTQYKKSVLELMTEQHREKKICTYHQMKLPFMTINEEAEFYLVEEGKEDETLRNLMR, from the coding sequence ATGTTCCTCAAAAACTATCAAATAAAGGTTGTCGGCGAATTAAAGAGATTTTTACAGACTGCAAGAGAAACCAAGGACGCCATTGAAACCGCCAGAAAAGCCCTGCCTGAAAACCTGTGGCATACACTGAACTGGGTACAAAGCACGTTTAGCAATTTGCATAAACCATACAATGACAGTTGTGTTAACGGTTTTGGCAATTATTATCCTAGAATTTGCATCAAAGTCCCGACCGGCGGCGGCAAAACACTCCTTGCCGTTGAGGCCATCAGGGAATACAAAAACCTCTTTGCCCGGAAACGCACAGGGCTTGTGGTGTGGATTGTCCCAAGCGAAATTATTTATACGCAGACCGTCAAAAAACTGAGAGACAAAGGTAATTATCTCAGGCAACTGCTTGACCAGTGCAGCGGGGGCAAGACCCTTATTCTTGAGAAGGGACAGAGGCTTACCACACAGGATATTGAAGAAAACCTTGTGGTGTTGTTTGTCATGATTCAGTCAGTCAGCCGCAGGAATGCAAGAGAGGCATTGAAGGTGTTTCAGGACAGCGGCGGTTACGAGAGTTTCTTCCCGCCCGACAACAGATATGACCTGCATAAACAGATTATCGAGTGCGTTCCAAATCTTGACGTGATTTCCGGCGCGAAGTCTGTTTTTCCTCAAATCATAACAAGCCTCGGAAACGCCATACGATGTTCAAAGCCGTTTATCATTATTGACGAAATACACAAGGTGTTTTCAGAACAGGCGCGAAAGACAATTGACAATCTGAATCCTGAAATGGTGCTTGGGTTGTCGGCGACACCAAAGGAAGAAATGAATATTCTGGTAAAGATAACCGGACTGGAGTTAAAAGACGAGGAGATGATAAAGCTCGACCTGCACATCTTTCCGCCTGCAAGCAATCTTGAGAATGACTGGAAGACAATGCTGAATGAAGTAAAAACCCATCGTGAGAGGCTTGAGAAAAAGGCAAGTGCGTTGAAACAGGGCAAGGGCATTTATATACGCCCTATTGCATTAATACAGGTGGAAGCGACGGGGAACGACCAGAGGGGAAGGGGCAGGGTGCACAGCCTTGACGCAAAAGAACATCTGACAGAGCTTGGCATCAATCCAGATGAAATTGCAATAAAGACCAGCGCACAGAACGATATTGAAGATGTTGACCTGTTTTCAGAAGACTGCCCTGTCCGTTATATTATTACCAAAGAGGCATTGAGAGAGGGCTGGGATTGTTCTTTTGCATACATACTGGGGATTATTCCGAATGTTGGCTCAAATACAGGTGTCACTCAGTTGGTCGGCAGGATTTTACGGCAGCCTAACGCAAAAAAGACAGGGATAAAGGATTTGGACGAGAGTTATGCCTATTATGTAAGGGATGATTCGGGACAAATACTGGACAGGGTTGCGGCAGGATTTAAGAATGAAGGACTGGAAGACCTTGTCGGCAATATAAAGAAGACTGACCACGAAGACCTTAAACCCAAAACCGTGAAGATAAAGAAAGTTTTTAAGGACAAATACGCCAACACCTTTTATCTCCCTGTATGGCTGATGATTGAAAGCGAAAAGGAGAAGAGGAGATTTAATTATGCGCTGCATATAAAGCCGCGTCTTGATTTTTCAAGACTTGCACTGAAAGAGGAGTTCATAAAGGATTTAAAACAGTCGCTCAGCGGGGAAAGAAGGGAAAGGACTGCCTTTGCGGTAACGCTTGATGACAAAAGCAGGACAACACATACGGCTGAGAAACTATCCGCAGATGCAGAAAATAACGTTAATATAAGCTACATGACGAGACGTTTTACCGAGATTGTTGAAAATCCCTTTCTTGCAAGAACATTGGCGGATAACTGCCTGAAAACTATTGCAGAAAGAATCGGAAGGAAAAACCTTCAGGAACATTTCAGCTTCGTTGTTTCTTGGGTTGTAAAACATCTGACTGAAGAAAAAGCAAGGCAGGAGGAGTGGGTTTTTCTTGATTACATTGAGAATAAAAAACTCTTGCTTGCTGTTTCTGATGATGAAACCATAGGATACAGAGTCCCCGAAACCGATACTATAACCGTTTCGCGTTTTCCTAATACCTTTCAATATTATCTGTTTGAGGACGTAGAACTGGAAACTATGAACAATCTTGAGAAAAAGGTGGGGCAGATATTGGACAATCAGGCTAAGATATTGTGGTGGTTTAGAAATAAGGCGAACAAGGGCAAGGGATGGTACGCAATTCAGGGATGGAAGGAGCATAAAATCAGACCTGACTTTGTTGCCGCCAAAAAGAAAGGGAAAGACGGATTTGAAATCCTTTATGTGATCGAGAGCAAAGGCGAGCATTTATCCGGAAATCCGGACACACAATATAAGAAGTCGGTATTAGAGTTGATGACAGAACAGCATAGAGAAAAGAAGATTTGTACATACCACCAGATGAAATTGCCTTTTATGACGATTAATGAGGAAGCAGAATTTTATCTTGTTGAGGAAGGAAAGGAGGACGAGACACTGAGGAATTTAATGAGGTGA
- a CDS encoding type II toxin-antitoxin system VapC family toxin, whose protein sequence is MADARIKAILDTSIYIPFVNGGVVHPSLEIDIGKPVIYLSTVVIAELYAGAFDNQSIKLLDKLYKAFYDTQRIVTPTSNDWQTTGKVVAKLGGKYGFENIFLSRIQNDVLIALSAKQVGASVITNNAKDFLRVKEFVNFKLIA, encoded by the coding sequence ATGGCAGATGCAAGAATTAAGGCAATTCTGGACACATCCATTTATATTCCTTTCGTAAACGGCGGCGTTGTTCATCCTAGTCTGGAGATTGATATAGGAAAACCAGTAATCTATTTAAGCACTGTGGTTATTGCCGAACTCTATGCAGGGGCATTTGATAATCAATCTATTAAACTCCTTGATAAGTTGTATAAGGCTTTTTATGACACACAAAGGATTGTTACCCCAACATCAAACGATTGGCAAACTACGGGCAAGGTTGTTGCTAAACTTGGAGGAAAATACGGCTTCGAAAATATATTTTTGTCACGGATACAGAATGACGTCCTTATTGCCCTTTCCGCAAAGCAGGTCGGAGCGTCTGTTATTACAAATAACGCAAAGGATTTTTTAAGGGTAAAAGAATTCGTGAATTTCAAACTGATCGCATAA